In a genomic window of Virgibacillus sp. SK37:
- a CDS encoding ABC-F family ATP-binding cassette domain-containing protein, with protein MSLLTVNNLSHGFGDRAIFDDVSFRLLQGEHIGLIGANGEGKSTFMNIITKKLEPDAGTVSWAKHVRVGYLDQHAALKQGMTIRDVLRTAFQYLYDMETEMNTLFGKMAEVEPEKLEEILEETGRIQDALTNNDFYIIDAKVEEVANGLGLDDFGLERDVHDLSGGQRTKVLLAKLLLEKPDILLLDEPTNYLDVEHIEWLRNYLIAYEHAFILISHDIPFLNSVINLIYHMENQQITRYPGDYDEFLRVYEMKKQQMEAAYKKQQKEIANLKDFVARNKANAATSKMAMSRQKKLDKMDVIELDAEKPKPKFEFKQARTPGKYLFETKDLVIGYDEPLSNKLNLSMERGQKVALSGANGIGKTTLLKSILGEIPALSGTVELGEHLSIGYFEQEMKTDSNKSCLEEIWDEFPHMNQYEVRAALARCGLTTKHIESKVKVLSGGEKAKVRLCKLINMETNLLVLDEPTNHLDQDAKEELKRALKEYKGSVLLISHEPHFYEDIVTEVWNGENWTTKVF; from the coding sequence ATGAGTTTATTAACAGTGAATAATTTAAGCCATGGATTCGGAGATCGAGCAATTTTCGATGATGTGTCTTTTCGTTTATTGCAAGGAGAACATATTGGATTAATCGGTGCCAATGGCGAAGGTAAATCCACTTTTATGAACATTATTACTAAAAAATTGGAGCCAGATGCCGGAACCGTTAGCTGGGCAAAGCATGTCCGGGTTGGTTATTTGGATCAGCATGCTGCTTTGAAACAAGGCATGACCATACGTGATGTTTTGCGAACTGCATTTCAGTATTTGTATGATATGGAAACAGAGATGAATACGCTTTTCGGAAAAATGGCAGAAGTTGAACCTGAGAAATTGGAAGAGATATTAGAAGAGACAGGCAGAATCCAGGATGCACTTACGAACAATGATTTTTATATCATTGATGCAAAGGTCGAGGAAGTTGCCAACGGACTAGGGCTTGACGATTTCGGCTTGGAACGTGATGTGCACGATTTAAGTGGAGGGCAACGAACCAAAGTATTGCTTGCTAAGCTTCTTTTGGAAAAGCCAGATATTCTTCTACTTGATGAACCAACTAACTACCTGGATGTTGAGCATATTGAATGGCTACGAAATTATCTCATAGCATACGAGCATGCTTTCATTCTTATTTCCCATGATATTCCTTTTTTAAATAGTGTTATTAATTTAATTTATCATATGGAAAACCAGCAAATCACCAGGTACCCAGGCGATTATGATGAATTCTTACGTGTTTATGAAATGAAAAAGCAACAAATGGAAGCAGCATACAAAAAGCAACAGAAGGAAATTGCCAATCTGAAGGATTTTGTTGCCAGAAATAAAGCAAATGCAGCTACAAGCAAAATGGCCATGTCCCGCCAGAAAAAACTCGATAAAATGGATGTCATCGAATTAGATGCAGAAAAGCCGAAACCGAAATTTGAGTTTAAACAGGCACGCACACCAGGCAAGTATTTATTTGAGACGAAGGATTTGGTCATCGGATATGATGAACCACTTTCGAATAAATTAAACCTTAGCATGGAACGTGGACAGAAAGTAGCCCTTTCTGGCGCCAATGGAATTGGAAAAACAACGCTTCTAAAAAGTATTTTGGGTGAAATTCCTGCACTCAGTGGAACTGTAGAGCTGGGGGAACATCTGTCTATTGGTTATTTTGAACAGGAAATGAAAACAGACAGCAACAAATCCTGTCTAGAAGAGATTTGGGACGAATTTCCTCATATGAATCAGTATGAAGTCCGAGCAGCTTTAGCTCGTTGTGGACTGACTACGAAGCATATTGAAAGTAAGGTGAAAGTGTTAAGTGGTGGCGAAAAAGCAAAGGTTCGTCTCTGTAAACTGATTAACATGGAAACCAATTTACTCGTATTAGACGAACCGACCAACCATTTAGACCAGGATGCGAAAGAAGAACTAAAACGGGCACTAAAGGAGTACAAAGGCAGTGTGCTCTTAATCTCCCACGAACCGCATTTTTATGAAGATATCGTAACAGAAGTATGGAACGGGGAAAATTGGACAACGAAAGTATTTTAA
- a CDS encoding general stress protein, giving the protein MANNNKKNNKMSVEEAGKKGGQTTARNHDQEFYEEIGQKGGNTTSQKHDKEFYKDIGKKGGETTSKNHDQEFYEEIGQKGGETTSQNHDQEFYEEIGQKGGETTSKNHDQEFYEEIGQKGGNVRGRQQQKNNKNN; this is encoded by the coding sequence ATGGCTAATAACAACAAGAAGAATAACAAAATGAGTGTAGAAGAAGCAGGTAAAAAAGGTGGACAGACTACAGCACGTAATCATGACCAGGAATTTTATGAGGAAATCGGCCAAAAAGGCGGAAATACAACTTCTCAGAAACATGATAAAGAATTTTACAAGGATATAGGTAAAAAAGGCGGAGAGACTACTTCCAAGAATCATGATCAGGAATTTTATGAAGAGATTGGTCAAAAAGGTGGAGAGACCACTTCACAGAACCATGATCAAGAGTTTTATGAAGAGATTGGCCAAAAAGGCGGAGAAACAACCTCAAAGAACCATGATCAGGAATTCTATGAAGAGATCGGTCAAAAAGGTGGCAACGTGCGAGGTCGCCAACAACAAAAGAATAACAAAAATAATTAA
- a CDS encoding YjzC family protein, with amino-acid sequence MADTKFKTGENAPESGKYKVDSLVNGGSSSNDNTTIDMEQGEQFPPSPSSNEAAYWVKA; translated from the coding sequence ATGGCAGACACAAAGTTCAAAACAGGTGAAAATGCACCGGAAAGCGGTAAGTATAAAGTGGATAGCTTGGTGAATGGAGGCTCCTCAAGCAATGACAACACAACCATTGATATGGAACAGGGAGAGCAATTTCCTCCATCACCTTCTTCAAATGAAGCTGCATATTGGGTAAAAGCTTAA
- a CDS encoding OmpA family protein, translating into MKKLILFLLLFIWMTGCGGEDLVKDEDTETAQSKEMKKDMDEKTEEASEAENVDDEDGAGKNDLGEMKVELSGKASIKEESVTIDGESNLLPGTFIYSSGVTDSGFASSNFISKAEVQQDGSFTFEFDGISKSTTVKLKLYNTKDETKKHYGENLEKITGPQKYKTENHGEFEVKTEFYINTDLPMPYTIPIEIPEWEEKPDDYGDPGVWMKAEVDSDHRYLYFHGESNLVEGTQVGGNLRKASGIIDAFSFGHTRVNPDGTFELRVPYHQLKQGMYMPIQVEPDRNSWDNFVSAYGEQGEKWKGNLVKNDKDVNYLEYIVEIDAPDFDPAEDVGLTVDEEEIKMQMPDHLLFDFDKSELKEEAKKTLDKVIQDLQELEEGTNIQINGHTDNVGDADYNQELSKERADAVWIYLKKNGKLDGLRVEKQGYGDTQPIASNKDEDGQKKNRRVEIVINPKETDS; encoded by the coding sequence GTGAAAAAGCTTATTTTGTTCTTACTTCTGTTTATCTGGATGACTGGCTGTGGTGGGGAAGATCTTGTAAAAGATGAAGACACAGAAACAGCGCAATCGAAAGAAATGAAGAAGGACATGGATGAAAAAACAGAGGAGGCATCGGAAGCAGAGAACGTAGATGATGAAGATGGGGCTGGAAAAAACGATCTTGGAGAAATGAAAGTGGAGCTGTCTGGTAAAGCAAGCATTAAAGAAGAGAGTGTTACCATCGATGGAGAAAGTAATCTTCTTCCAGGAACGTTCATTTATTCGAGTGGTGTGACTGATAGTGGATTTGCTTCATCCAATTTTATTAGTAAGGCAGAAGTCCAGCAAGATGGAAGCTTTACCTTTGAGTTTGATGGAATAAGTAAAAGTACCACAGTGAAATTGAAATTATATAATACAAAAGATGAAACAAAGAAGCATTATGGGGAGAATTTGGAAAAAATTACTGGACCTCAAAAATATAAAACGGAAAATCATGGAGAGTTCGAAGTAAAAACAGAGTTTTATATTAATACAGACTTGCCAATGCCGTACACCATTCCAATCGAAATTCCAGAATGGGAGGAAAAACCGGACGATTATGGGGACCCAGGTGTCTGGATGAAAGCAGAAGTAGACAGCGATCATCGCTACTTATATTTTCATGGGGAAAGCAATTTAGTAGAAGGTACGCAGGTTGGGGGAAATTTGCGGAAAGCATCAGGAATTATCGATGCATTTTCATTTGGACATACGCGAGTGAATCCAGACGGTACCTTTGAATTACGCGTACCATATCACCAGCTCAAACAGGGTATGTATATGCCAATCCAGGTCGAACCGGACAGAAACAGCTGGGATAATTTTGTGTCAGCATATGGAGAACAAGGAGAAAAGTGGAAAGGTAACCTCGTTAAGAACGATAAAGATGTAAATTATTTGGAATACATAGTAGAGATTGATGCACCTGATTTTGATCCAGCAGAGGATGTAGGATTAACTGTCGATGAAGAGGAAATTAAAATGCAGATGCCAGATCATTTATTATTTGATTTTGATAAAAGTGAATTAAAAGAAGAAGCAAAGAAAACCTTGGATAAAGTCATTCAGGATTTACAGGAGTTAGAGGAAGGAACAAACATTCAGATTAATGGACATACCGATAATGTAGGCGATGCAGATTATAATCAAGAGCTGTCGAAAGAGCGGGCAGATGCTGTGTGGATCTATTTGAAAAAGAATGGGAAGCTGGATGGACTTCGTGTTGAAAAACAAGGGTATGGGGATACTCAGCCAATTGCTTCCAACAAAGATGAAGACGGCCAGAAGAAGAACCGCCGTGTAGAAATTGTAATAAATCCAAAGGAAACCGACTCTTAA
- a CDS encoding IS256 family transposase, whose protein sequence is MSNSLPENLFSNHLENLVQSFVKEKLELIMEEERENFFKVENPELDSSKNGYYQRNLDTKYGRINLSVPRDREGYYTTHVFGPYERREKWLGETIINMYQHGFSTREVGQFIERILGDQYSAATISNITDVVVDDIESWKKRSLSRRYSVLYLDGTYFKLRRQDVDNEVIYMIIGMNEDGQKEILDFRVGGKESANVWKEQLYKLRDRGVEEVLLGVFDGLTGLDAALKEVFPKADVQRCVVHKLRNTQSMVRVKDKEHLFEDLKPVYRAEDKEQALENFEKFKQNWKKIYPKVIQSWEEDLSDLLRFYDYPPIIRPQIYTTNTIERAIKEIKKRLKPMNSLPSEKAVEKIIYLVSIDYNETWKNRKNTTFRSAYTELQKMFKERYQLNE, encoded by the coding sequence ATGTCTAATAGTCTACCCGAAAATCTATTTTCTAATCACTTAGAAAACCTTGTACAAAGCTTTGTAAAAGAAAAATTGGAATTAATTATGGAAGAGGAAAGAGAAAACTTTTTTAAAGTAGAAAATCCGGAATTAGATAGTAGTAAAAATGGTTATTATCAACGCAATTTAGATACAAAGTATGGAAGAATAAACCTATCTGTCCCTAGAGATCGAGAGGGATATTACACAACCCATGTTTTTGGTCCTTATGAAAGACGTGAAAAATGGTTAGGAGAAACTATTATCAATATGTACCAACATGGTTTCAGCACGAGAGAAGTGGGGCAATTTATTGAAAGAATATTAGGCGACCAATATTCTGCAGCCACCATAAGTAATATTACAGATGTAGTAGTAGACGATATTGAAAGCTGGAAGAAACGTTCATTATCCAGACGATATTCGGTTCTTTATTTAGATGGGACCTATTTTAAATTGCGCCGGCAGGATGTAGATAACGAGGTCATTTATATGATTATTGGGATGAATGAAGATGGACAAAAGGAAATTCTTGATTTCCGTGTGGGCGGTAAAGAAAGTGCTAATGTGTGGAAAGAACAGTTATATAAACTACGCGATCGTGGTGTAGAAGAAGTTCTATTAGGCGTTTTCGATGGTCTAACAGGACTAGACGCAGCGCTAAAAGAAGTATTTCCTAAAGCTGACGTACAGCGCTGTGTTGTTCATAAATTACGGAATACTCAATCCATGGTACGTGTAAAAGATAAAGAACATTTATTTGAAGATTTAAAACCAGTTTACCGTGCGGAAGATAAAGAACAAGCATTAGAAAACTTCGAGAAATTTAAACAGAATTGGAAAAAAATATATCCAAAGGTAATTCAGTCATGGGAAGAAGACTTGTCAGACTTATTACGGTTTTACGATTATCCACCAATCATTCGACCTCAAATATATACAACAAATACAATCGAAAGAGCTATAAAAGAAATTAAAAAGAGGCTTAAACCGATGAATAGTCTACCTAGTGAAAAAGCTGTCGAAAAGATCATCTATTTGGTTTCTATTGACTATAATGAAACTTGGAAAAACAGGAAAAATACTACTTTTAGATCTGCCTATACAGAATTACAAAAGATGTTTAAAGAAAGATATCAACTAAATGAGTAG
- a CDS encoding GNAT family N-acetyltransferase, producing MFSSERVYLRKMEKSDTEQYHTWRMDMDVMNSTSLFLDTYSFKETSDFVEIRMLDSSSSKSYIIMERTQQTPIGVTSLINLDLKNRDAECIIDIGEKNYWGKGYGKEALQLLLTYAFQELNLHRVSLQVFSFNTRAVQLYTKLGFVEEGKSREALYRNGEWHDIILMGMLKREFLRS from the coding sequence ATGTTTTCTTCAGAAAGAGTGTATCTGCGCAAAATGGAAAAAAGTGATACGGAACAGTACCATACATGGAGAATGGATATGGATGTGATGAACTCCACGAGTTTATTTTTGGATACATATTCATTCAAGGAGACAAGTGACTTTGTAGAGATTCGCATGCTCGATTCCAGTTCCTCCAAGAGCTATATTATTATGGAAAGAACGCAACAAACTCCAATCGGCGTCACTTCGCTCATTAACCTTGATTTAAAAAATCGAGATGCGGAATGTATTATTGATATCGGTGAAAAGAATTATTGGGGGAAAGGCTATGGAAAAGAGGCTCTACAATTACTACTCACCTATGCTTTCCAAGAATTAAATCTGCATCGGGTTTCCTTACAAGTTTTTTCTTTCAACACAAGAGCAGTTCAATTGTACACAAAACTTGGTTTTGTCGAAGAAGGCAAATCTCGCGAAGCATTATATCGAAACGGAGAATGGCATGATATCATCCTAATGGGAATGTTAAAAAGGGAGTTTCTCCGATCCTAA
- a CDS encoding DUF2207 domain-containing protein, with amino-acid sequence MKKLFGLAIIIFSILVFPIESLAVDYSIDNSRIDAFLQSDGSVKVTEKHTYQFDGEFNGITRTLIPKNNTEINDVTAEEKGKKLNIEREDNLYKVHRKGEDENITIEIFYTIENGVEVFSDVAQFYWPFFDESNESDYGNMNVFVHPPETTGNVIAYGEDAAADSADIQRNGTVHFSMGSVDSGENGDIRVAYDVSLFPGATITKDQPMKQEILADKESLEKEQAAFAHRQDLLSGLAPYIVGIFVIYLLVLVVYAANQRRAVQMEVAHQYVSAHFVPDLMMSLPATLSFMKSGLLDANVLTAALLDLVRKGYVKKESEDTFSVIHKQTDYQHEKILIDWLFYKIGDNGTFHLGDLKKYTDEESNHETYWKDFEAWKQAVKEEVKEHHLVDKKPKLRTIIGLSSIIVAPFAVLFGVHELFLPMFLAIMLFGALLIFAASFRVKTVKGAILYKQWKEFQERYPTISDKDWQDLQSEEQQRAFIYSFGLNDKQLHKKNEQIKEVLPQNDRSNSDIFAFLFIASLVHNQFEDSHTVAAATTSTGGTPGGGAGVGGGGGGSGAF; translated from the coding sequence ATGAAAAAATTATTTGGTCTGGCTATCATTATCTTTAGTATACTTGTTTTTCCAATTGAATCCTTGGCGGTCGATTATTCTATTGATAACTCTCGGATCGATGCTTTTTTACAGTCTGATGGAAGTGTAAAGGTTACTGAAAAGCATACATATCAGTTTGATGGAGAGTTTAATGGGATTACCCGCACGCTAATACCGAAGAATAACACAGAAATTAATGACGTAACTGCAGAAGAAAAGGGTAAAAAACTTAATATTGAACGAGAGGACAACCTATACAAGGTTCATCGTAAAGGTGAAGATGAAAACATTACCATTGAAATTTTTTATACGATTGAAAATGGAGTGGAGGTATTCTCAGATGTCGCCCAATTTTATTGGCCATTCTTTGATGAAAGCAATGAATCTGATTATGGCAACATGAACGTGTTTGTACATCCGCCTGAAACGACAGGGAACGTAATTGCATATGGAGAGGATGCCGCAGCAGACTCAGCAGATATCCAGCGTAATGGTACGGTTCATTTTTCTATGGGCAGTGTGGATAGTGGGGAAAACGGGGATATTCGGGTTGCTTATGATGTTTCACTATTTCCTGGCGCTACAATAACAAAGGATCAGCCGATGAAGCAGGAAATTCTTGCAGATAAAGAGAGTTTGGAAAAAGAGCAGGCAGCATTTGCACATCGGCAAGATTTACTGTCAGGGCTTGCTCCATATATTGTTGGAATTTTTGTAATCTATTTGCTAGTACTTGTCGTTTATGCTGCTAACCAGCGCCGTGCCGTTCAAATGGAAGTAGCACACCAATATGTTTCCGCACATTTCGTGCCAGATTTGATGATGAGCCTTCCTGCGACACTATCCTTTATGAAGTCTGGTTTACTTGATGCTAATGTATTAACTGCCGCTTTACTTGATTTAGTTCGAAAAGGATATGTGAAGAAAGAGAGTGAAGACACGTTCTCTGTTATTCATAAACAAACAGATTATCAGCATGAAAAAATCTTAATCGATTGGTTATTTTATAAAATTGGAGATAATGGGACATTTCATCTTGGTGATTTAAAAAAATATACAGATGAAGAATCCAATCATGAAACATATTGGAAGGACTTCGAAGCATGGAAGCAAGCTGTAAAAGAAGAGGTAAAAGAACATCATTTAGTAGATAAAAAGCCGAAGCTTCGTACGATTATCGGCTTATCCAGTATTATAGTAGCTCCTTTTGCCGTTTTGTTTGGTGTCCATGAATTATTCTTGCCTATGTTTTTGGCTATTATGCTGTTCGGAGCATTGCTGATTTTCGCTGCCTCTTTCCGTGTTAAAACAGTAAAAGGAGCTATCCTATACAAACAGTGGAAGGAATTCCAAGAGAGATACCCTACGATTAGTGACAAAGACTGGCAGGACTTACAGAGTGAGGAGCAACAACGAGCCTTTATCTACAGTTTTGGCTTAAATGATAAACAACTGCATAAAAAGAATGAACAGATAAAAGAAGTGTTACCGCAAAATGATAGATCTAATTCAGATATTTTTGCCTTCTTATTCATAGCCAGCCTGGTTCACAATCAATTCGAAGATTCGCATACCGTAGCTGCTGCAACTACTTCCACGGGAGGGACTCCGGGCGGAGGAGCTGGTGTTGGTGGAGGCGGTGGCGGTTCAGGAGCATTTTAA
- a CDS encoding glycerophosphodiester phosphodiesterase: MLKYGKADYMLTLLKNSWSDFKESYLQYITFEFIYSLLASILFAPFLSYMFNRMLTVIDDGSLLNNEVFSLGLSISGIMGTLFVSFFAVAFLFVEFGVLIILAEKSYFNQSVYISEAFLTAVKKLPRLLGFGFIPLVFLLLLFIPFIDASTLPPLFDVNITIFLTDLLYDSLIAKLVYLSLFVGMGYLFVRWIFALHYIFIEDKSIWQSLRSSWNCTRKNKIRVVWYLLLVNIFIFLAGFVLMNAISELATIIDSKAIGDFIGNYLLTFASYFTMLMSLIFIPVNMLVLTRLFYQFQERKGIPIKDKLTLGKSNYFLQLEKKIGRFLSRRKSFFITTTVVVLSLLFAINYVVNDSLVYLKWDVEIASHRGDLKHAPENSMSSIRSAIRKGVDAVEVDVAMTKDGVIVLSHDLDLKRVAGVSDKISDLTFEEIKQIDIGRLYGEEFIGERIPTLDEVLKVMKENDTKLIIDLKSAEPGRGFAEKIVELVEKNDSDHLAYVQSFSYELLQDIRKRNETIKIGQILFLSAGNLSKLDVDFYTIRESMLTERFIERAKKQNREVWVWTVNIKRNMKEVLKYDIDGIITDYPERAQRVLEIGLEGQRRN, encoded by the coding sequence ATGCTCAAATATGGAAAGGCTGATTATATGCTCACGCTCTTAAAAAACAGTTGGTCGGACTTTAAGGAGTCCTATCTGCAATATATAACCTTTGAATTTATTTATTCCTTACTCGCAAGCATTTTATTTGCTCCCTTTCTATCGTACATGTTTAATCGTATGTTAACAGTAATTGATGATGGATCATTACTAAATAATGAAGTATTTTCGCTTGGATTAAGTATAAGTGGGATTATGGGGACATTATTTGTTAGCTTTTTCGCTGTTGCTTTTTTATTTGTAGAGTTTGGTGTGCTCATCATTCTTGCAGAAAAAAGTTATTTTAATCAGTCGGTATATATATCGGAAGCTTTTCTGACAGCAGTAAAAAAATTACCAAGATTGCTTGGTTTTGGTTTTATTCCATTAGTTTTTTTGCTGCTTTTATTTATTCCGTTTATTGATGCATCTACATTACCCCCGCTGTTTGATGTGAATATTACGATCTTTCTTACAGACCTGCTGTATGATTCGCTTATTGCCAAGCTTGTTTATCTTTCCTTATTTGTAGGAATGGGATATTTATTTGTTCGTTGGATTTTCGCACTTCATTATATCTTTATTGAGGATAAGTCGATTTGGCAATCATTACGAAGCAGCTGGAATTGTACAAGGAAAAATAAAATCAGGGTAGTATGGTATCTTTTACTCGTTAATATTTTTATTTTTCTAGCAGGATTTGTTTTAATGAACGCAATATCCGAACTTGCTACCATCATAGACTCAAAGGCAATCGGAGATTTTATCGGAAATTATTTACTAACCTTTGCCAGCTATTTCACAATGCTGATGTCTTTAATTTTTATACCGGTTAACATGCTTGTATTGACAAGGTTGTTCTATCAGTTTCAGGAAAGAAAAGGGATACCAATTAAAGATAAGTTGACATTGGGGAAAAGCAATTACTTCCTTCAATTAGAAAAGAAGATTGGACGCTTTTTATCCAGACGAAAATCTTTCTTTATAACTACAACGGTTGTCGTACTTAGCCTTCTGTTTGCAATTAATTATGTGGTGAATGACTCACTTGTCTATTTGAAATGGGATGTGGAAATTGCAAGTCACCGTGGAGATCTCAAACACGCGCCAGAAAATTCGATGAGTAGTATTCGTTCAGCTATCCGTAAAGGTGTTGATGCGGTCGAGGTGGATGTTGCTATGACAAAAGATGGAGTAATCGTTCTAAGTCATGATCTTGATCTGAAGCGTGTAGCTGGGGTATCAGATAAAATAAGTGATCTTACGTTTGAAGAAATAAAGCAAATAGATATCGGTAGACTTTATGGTGAGGAATTTATCGGAGAACGAATTCCTACATTAGATGAAGTACTAAAAGTCATGAAAGAAAATGATACAAAACTGATTATTGACCTGAAATCAGCCGAGCCGGGTAGAGGTTTCGCTGAAAAAATTGTGGAGCTTGTAGAGAAGAATGATTCGGATCATCTGGCATATGTTCAATCCTTCAGTTATGAGTTGTTACAGGATATTCGTAAACGAAATGAAACAATAAAAATTGGCCAAATTCTCTTTTTATCTGCCGGAAACTTATCTAAGCTGGATGTGGATTTTTACACAATACGAGAGAGCATGCTAACAGAACGTTTTATAGAACGAGCCAAAAAGCAAAATCGCGAAGTGTGGGTCTGGACGGTAAACATAAAGAGAAACATGAAAGAAGTACTCAAATACGATATCGATGGAATTATTACGGACTATCCAGAAAGAGCTCAACGTGTATTGGAAATTGGTCTGGAAGGGCAGCGACGTAACTGA
- a CDS encoding DUF6792 domain-containing protein, whose protein sequence is MNENLINSIELKLRLIDLEYENISKNDFTEEIKRIYLEETGELIKADIEIRNAKDLGIGNESGYDGTAIYFNSDEYDINEVYIISQGSQGTKDWKYNLQAMLAGQNISQAEDTNEFVKNVMREFKLENEQTKMIGLSHSLAHNNNTTAHLLYDRFDEIYSINGAQTNYYQLLYADTNFKEEVIRKFSISIANRDAIYNLDPKQLETFAKEYYKDKATNVHQLISKDDPLYAVSGARGFFTIGDVKYVDTNPDLPGLRNLMDEIPDEVIKDFQELAIDYTVASKKGGTNAAIQEIIGVNMDLVNEIDDIGSAVKVYFTKQGEIDAMVHGLNDKLPGVLSRIKTVTGNADVIFGRLVNAGYITEEQKNSLVTELTAIEVELDGIQETVSRLTSIRDMGDFYAQLGGDAAAIIKLKRHYNSIMESFEELNNDDLLAAMEAIGQSHSISEMLEGLSDKKKSYMGTDMVYTTGSGGKEIRVNISASLRMYTDGKSLLEEKKDEIGKLDLAWNTEILQCFEDEKRKVVHKISEIEGSPGSYRSLLRKHVYFSRLDKTVRGIQVHDVFYPLNNADLDTEITSLRESVEEGFTYIENYRKAIEALFDKDDHIATLFDLAGRL, encoded by the coding sequence ATGAATGAAAATCTTATTAATTCAATAGAATTGAAATTAAGATTAATAGATTTAGAATATGAAAATATTTCTAAGAATGATTTTACAGAAGAAATTAAAAGAATCTATTTAGAGGAGACTGGCGAATTAATCAAAGCTGACATTGAAATACGTAATGCAAAGGATCTTGGTATAGGTAATGAATCTGGATATGATGGGACAGCTATTTACTTTAATTCCGATGAATATGATATAAATGAAGTTTACATCATATCTCAAGGTAGTCAAGGCACAAAAGATTGGAAATATAACCTACAAGCAATGTTAGCTGGTCAAAATATTAGTCAAGCTGAGGACACAAATGAATTTGTGAAAAATGTAATGCGAGAATTTAAGTTGGAAAACGAGCAAACTAAAATGATTGGGTTATCACATTCCCTTGCACATAATAATAACACTACAGCTCATTTATTATATGATAGGTTTGACGAAATCTATAGTATTAATGGAGCACAAACAAATTACTACCAGTTATTGTACGCCGATACAAATTTTAAGGAAGAAGTCATAAGGAAGTTTTCAATTTCTATTGCCAATAGAGACGCCATCTACAACTTAGACCCCAAACAACTGGAAACCTTCGCAAAGGAATACTACAAAGACAAGGCAACGAATGTGCATCAACTTATTTCCAAAGACGATCCTCTTTATGCAGTGAGCGGAGCAAGAGGTTTTTTTACGATTGGTGATGTGAAATATGTGGATACAAACCCTGATTTGCCAGGGTTAAGAAATCTTATGGATGAAATTCCGGATGAAGTTATTAAAGACTTTCAGGAATTAGCTATTGACTATACGGTAGCATCCAAAAAAGGCGGCACTAATGCTGCGATCCAAGAGATAATAGGCGTAAATATGGACTTGGTTAACGAAATTGATGATATTGGCAGTGCAGTCAAAGTATATTTTACTAAACAAGGTGAGATCGATGCCATGGTTCATGGACTGAATGATAAGTTACCTGGAGTTCTTTCCAGAATAAAAACAGTCACTGGAAATGCAGATGTTATTTTTGGAAGGTTAGTAAATGCTGGCTACATTACCGAGGAACAGAAGAATTCATTAGTAACAGAACTAACAGCTATAGAGGTAGAGCTGGATGGTATTCAGGAAACCGTATCCCGATTGACAAGTATAAGGGATATGGGAGATTTTTATGCCCAGCTTGGTGGAGATGCTGCAGCGATCATTAAATTGAAAAGGCATTATAATTCTATTATGGAAAGCTTCGAAGAATTAAATAATGATGATCTGCTGGCTGCTATGGAGGCGATTGGTCAAAGCCATAGTATATCTGAGATGCTTGAAGGCTTGTCTGATAAGAAGAAGTCTTATATGGGTACAGATATGGTCTATACAACTGGCAGTGGCGGAAAGGAAATTCGAGTAAATATATCCGCATCCCTCCGCATGTATACAGATGGAAAAAGTCTGCTTGAAGAAAAGAAAGATGAAATCGGCAAGCTGGATCTTGCCTGGAATACAGAAATTCTCCAGTGCTTTGAAGATGAAAAACGAAAAGTAGTTCATAAAATAAGTGAAATAGAAGGAAGCCCTGGTAGTTATAGAAGCTTGCTTCGTAAACATGTGTATTTTTCCAGACTAGATAAGACTGTGAGAGGAATACAAGTCCATGATGTATTTTATCCACTGAATAATGCGGATTTAGATACAGAGATTACCAGTTTAAGAGAATCAGTTGAAGAAGGTTTTACGTATATTGAAAACTACCGAAAAGCTATTGAAGCATTATTTGATAAAGATGATCATATTGCTACACTTTTTGATTTAGCAGGGAGGTTATAA